Within the Miscanthus floridulus cultivar M001 chromosome 17, ASM1932011v1, whole genome shotgun sequence genome, the region ctgaaacacctaaaacatttgcaacatatgcttCCAACATGCGTATATAATTATTGCAACAAAGAcaacatacagatgaaacacttgaaaacttacgtctgaaacacctgaaacacttaaaaacaagacatcgccagcaaccatggcctacctggtggggaactacGGTAGCCCCCTCCTTGACGGAGGCCGGGGACTCGGCGACGATGGACTTGGAGGTGGCGACGAAGGCCTCAGACTCGACGGCTGCGGCCGCGCGCTTGGCATCAGGCTTCGGGACAGCGTCGTAGAGCTGGGAGAGGACGCTGGGCGCCATGAGCATCTACCTAAGGCAGCGCACCACGGCGTCGCGCGTGCACTGCAACGGCTGCTAGATGTTGAGGACGGGAGCAGCACCTCCGCGGCCTTGGCGCTCGCGGCAGCCATCAGGGCGGCGTCAGCGGATCGCTCAGGGGTCACGGGCTGGCTGCCCTCGGCGGCGACCTTGGGGGCATCCTCCACCATGGCTGTGACTTACGAGGGAGAGTTCGGAGCGGATCATGTCGGAATCCGTGGCAGAGCGGTCTCTGCGGCGAGTGGAGGTCGTGTGAGTCAAGTGAAGCTAGGCTCCGAACGTCATGGATTGGATTTTTTATAGACTTGTGGAGCGGAATGTTGAGGGCAAGACGTAGTGGGCCGTCGGGTTGTCGCGGTCCATGACAACGGGAGCGTCCGAACGCCCTAAGCAGATCATTTTCGTATGCATATATATACCCTCTTCGCTTAAATAAGCTTTTGATTAACAATTTTTTATTGATATATAAATTTCAAGTTATGGTACAAATTTGATGACATTAGATTTATATTGAAAACTATGAGGTTATGATAGTTATTTTATTAtattttcatttctttttttGCGAATTACATGGTATCCATGGCGCATACACTCAGTGGCGGACCTGGGAAGTATGCATAGCGCCTACAACCATTTTTAGGGCTGTCGAACCATCACTCGCGTGTTTTACCGGCATCGAGCACCCGATATTTTTCTCCGTACCTTCTTTCTGCTCCCgacgccccgccgccgcccaccgCCCCGTAGTGGCGTGTTAGGGTCTCGCTAGAGCTCCACCGCGCGCAGCCTTGTTGCTCTGATGAGACCCTACCGCGTCTGTGACGGCCTCCTCCTTCCCTCCTCCCCCGCCGCTGTCATGGCCATGGGCGCCCCGCCCTGACTTGGCctggccgcctccgccgccgccgaaacCCCAACACCACCCTCCCTTCATCCCCGCTGCCTGGCTGGCCCACCTCCCCCGAGCTCCTTCTAAGGTCACCGGATttggagaagaagagaaggagtaGCCGGAGACGGAGAAGAGAAAATTCAAGTATTGAAttgctaaggccttgtttagttggggaaagtttagaaatttggctactgtagcactttcgtttttatttgacaattagtgttcaatcatggactaattaagctcaaaacgttcgtctcgcaatttccaaccaaactgtgcaattagttttttttcgtctacatttaatgctccatgcacgtatcgcaagattcgatgtgatggctactgtagcactttttgggaaaactttttagaactaaacaaggcctaaaaaaACACTCGGGTGTTCTATAGCATTTCCCAATCTTTAAGTTATATTCACCAATAATTTGTACGCCATATGAATTACAATCAAATATGTACTAGCTCATCAACTTATGCTCAAACATTGTTTAGCATCTTACAGCATGTTTGTTTCggcttattcgctcgtatctggcttataatctacggcttgaacaatatttttctctcacaccaaaccagctaacagtactttcagccatagcttataagccaattcaacggttcagccgaaacgaacaggccgtTATTCTTTTGGGATAAATTTAGTGTGTATACTAATGAAAATTTATCATCTTTACTCTCTTTATTTCCTAACACAATACCCATTTTAATACTCTATAATCTCAATTTGGCATAATGAAAAGAGATGGTTTCTGAATATTTAATTTGGCTCATCTgatatttttaatattttttaattaaTTTCTGAATCGCAATAAACACGTCCCAGACCATGGCGTCCTCGGGCTCTGTGCGCACGCTCGCCTCACCTGTGACTTCTGACCACTTCGCCCCCGCACACGCAATGTCAAACGCAGCGCGGCCAAGGCCAACACTCCCAACTCCCAAGTCCAAACTGGAGAAGAGTGGAGGCTGCGAGAGACACGCGGACTCGCGGAGCGAGCAAGAAAGAGAGGACCACTCATGGCGGACTCGGCATCAAAAGATCGTGCGGCGAAGCGGTCAGGAAGGGGAGGTCCGGGAGGGGGAGATGAACCGAAGCAAAAGCGAGCAGGATCCCTCGGTGtcgacgccggcggcggcggaggatccTCTGCTCCTGCAACGGCGCCGGCGTCAGCGTCGCGCGCTCACCCAGGGAGCGCTGCGGCGTCGTTGGTGGACGTCACGGTGGAGGACGCCGACGCCCTCGACTGCGGCGTGTGCTTCCTCCCACTGAAGCCCCCAATCTTCCAGGTATTGCGGCACACACAAATCCCATCTCCTGACGGTTCTTCTGAACCCAAATGTTCATTGTATGTGCACAAAAAATGACTCCCTGTGTGGCTGTGTTATTTCTTCCAAAAATCTGTCATTTCAATTATAACGATAGATTTAAATCCAACATGAAGATGGATAGCTACATGTCTATAAAAAGATGAATGAATTACATAAAAACTTACTTGAGCAGGACTTCACCCCCAGTTTGGAATTGAAGTTAGTACTGGTCCAATCCTCAACCAGTGTCATTTTCTCACCTCGAAAGTGTCCCCTTGTACTAATATATATGACAAGTAacatactttttatttttatttttgggtGGGTTGGGTTGGGGTAGGGGTAGGGGCGGGGGGCTTCAAAGTTGATTTCACGGCAGATGAGAGCTCAAAACATCACATTGAAACCTTAAAATCTCGTAGTAGCTACATTTTTTTCTGCATACTTCAACCAGTTATGACTGAATCTGCATCGAATCTTCATTCAAAGCTTCTAGTAAACAGTATGTTTGTTTAGGGCTTGCTAAATTTTATTGGGATTAGCTGGCCTCCATAAAGACAAGTACCTTCCCTCCCACCCTCCATTGTTTGATGATTTGTGTTGAAAGTTGAAACATAAGCAGTAGTAACAAAGAGTAAAGAACATCTTTTTGTGTTGCAAACCCTTACtgacttaggccccgtttagaagccaaaattttttggttttgggtactgtagctcgtttgtttgtatttggtaattagtgtctaattatggactaattaggttcgaaagtttcgtctcgcgatttctcactcaactgtgcaattagttttttttcgtctacatttagtactccatgcatgtgccgcaagattcgatgtgacgggtactgtacaaaaatttttgggaactaaacagggccttacatGAGGCCTAATCTCCCATTCCTGTATTTTTCATTTAATGGTATGGTCCCCATTCACTTGATTACCAGGAGGGTGTCCTCTTAGAAGGTCTGAAATCTAGTTAACCCACAAAATTGGTAAAGGCTTTCAAGTTTTTTTTTCCAGAAAAAAGGCTCTGCTGaaagttataattttttttaaaaaaaatctatttTGAATAGGATCTCATTATTCCGAAACCACAACACCTTAGGATGTCACCTGTCATTCTATCCCTTATAAGTTCTAATTTCTCCCTGTTTTGCATGAAACCAGTTTGATTCCTAAAAACCGTATGATCGGGTGATCGATTCCAATATTGAGGTGAGAACCCTAGTTATGATTTTCTAACTGCAATTCAGCGGACTAGTGGATCAATAGTTTTATCtaaaagggtgtacccagtgcagagagctcccgctctgtgcggggtctgggaaagggtgtcagtggcaagccttaccctctcctgtgcaatgcgaggagaccgcgactcgaacccgggaccttccggtcacaggcggtaaggcCTGCCCTTCATCAATAGTTTTATCTATCCCTTAAAAAAGGGTTCTATCCTAGCATCATTTTCACAATTTAGCGGGTGCAAATAATTCCATAGTTCATTCTTGAAACATTCAATTTCTCACTGTCAAAGTCACTACATCCCAGCATATGTGCAATTGATCATGTTTGTGTCTGTAGTGCTACTCACCATCCTTAGTTTCTGCTGAAGTAAATGATCAGACATATCATCCTCCTCAAATCAGATTGCCTATCCAAAACAGAGCACCTCTAACTCTAAGAATCAGCTTATGGTTGTGGGTTAGGAACCATTATGCCCTGTCTGATTCTGTTGACTGACATTCCAGATTCATAAGGAACCAAAGCAACCTTGCTATTCTGATTCTGAAGTGCAATTAAATTACTTTTTTAGGAGGAACACTGCTGGACTGCTCCACATTTTTCTTTGCAGCAGCCAACTTACAATAATATTGTTTCTGTATCTGCTGAAGCATATAATTCTCTTTTCGAGCATGCAGGAGTAGGGCCAACTGTCTTTGTTCAAATAATAGCTCTTGATACTTTTTTTCGACCCTGCTTCAATATGCATCAATACGTAAAAGAAACCAACACCATCCGCATGATCGATGCTATAATATTTCGGGCACTTGCTTTATCTCTGGCCATATTGTGTATATATTGGTTCATTCATGGATGACTTACCTTTTGATGTGTGCTGATGACACATGCATGCAGTGCAACGTGGGGCATGTTGTCTGTTCACTGTGCCGTGATAAGCTCCAGGCCACGGGCAAGTGCCATGTGTGTGGGGTCGCCACCGGCAACTACCGCAGGTGCCATGCCATGGAGCAATTGGTGGAATCCATCCGCGTCCCATGTTTGTACGCTGCCCATGGTTGTGCCTTGAGGGCGGCCTACTATGATCAAGAAAGCCACCGCTTGGTGTGCGAGCACGCGCCATGCCACTGTCCTGGTGAGGCTTGCAGCTTTGTGGGCTCCACAGCTGCGCTCCTGGACCATGTCAGCACGGCACACAAATGGCCATGCATCACCACAGTCAAAACCAACGATGGTGGCTATTTTAACGTCCATCTCCATGATGGCTTCAACCTCATCCTCGCTGATTGCTCCATCGGAAACAAGAACAAAGGTTCCACTTCCAGCGTCCAGTGCCTTCTCCTACTGACTGTGGAGCGGCAACAGCTTGCCCGCTTCATCTCTGTGCACTGGATTGACCCTCACGCTGCCGGCACCAGTGGTAGTCAGGGACCAACCTCAAAGGAAATGGAATGCCAGCTTTGGTACAGTGCGAACTTTGAACTTATCCGCTGCAGTACTTGGTTAATCCACCATTACCAGTCATGGAAGTTCAGAGTAGCCCGCACAAACCTCTCCAATGGGCTGCCTAAACCTGACGACTGCTTCCAGGTTGTCGTGCCAAATTCAGTTGTTGGAGATGGTACTGGTATCCAGATCGGAGTTCGCATTGACATAAATTGAAGTAGATTGGTGTGGGTCAGTCTTAACTAGTTGTAAATTAGAACCTGCTAGTTAGCTATGTCACCGCCCACTACTTGCTTAGTTTTTGGACCTGTTGGAAGTGTCGATCCCAGTTCAAGTGACATGTCAATGATTAAGTGTAGTAGCCTAGCATGTGGTGGTGTTGGTCTCTAATAGTTTGTTTGCATAGTACTTGGAATGACAGCTGCTCTATCTTATATTTGGCAATCTTAGTTTTAATAATGTTATTAGTTGGAGGGTTCCACTGACGAGATGTGttagaaaaaaaaatcctaaagctctaaaaaatcataaaattgtTGTAAAACAGAGTGCTTAACCACATGATCTCTACTTTAATTAACATGAACACCGCTCTGTTCGCTTGGTTGATAAGCCAGACTGAAAAGTATTgtttgctgatttgttgtgagagaaaaatactgtaccatggttgataagccaggctgataagttcaaagtgAGCTCGGTGAAGTAGATTGTGGTCGTCTTCAGGGGAATTCAGCGTCCttatgatcggttggcttgagtCGGATTGTGTTAGTGGATAACACTAGCTCGCCATTGCAATGGAACAAGCATGCAAAAAAGTTTTTTTGAGAAAAAACCAGACCTTCGTATCATGCTCGTCGTCTCCGCCGGCGTGGTTAGGCACGACGAACTGGTACCCCCGCCGTGGAAGGGCACACATGGTACTTGCCACTGGACTTGAGCCTGTCATGGTCATGGCACGGTGAGCAGACAGGGTGCCCCACGTCGGACTGTGTGCATGTGTTATCAAAAAGATATGCAAAATTGAACGACCAATTGTTGTTTGAGAGCTATCATGAATATAATGAAACATACTCCTACACTATAGGAGTAAGACACTACCATACTATCTGCTAAGTTCTTGGGACTTGCTAGTAGTGCTAGTTTCTCCCAGGAGTGATGCACGGCCATCTGTGCGCCGTGCTGCAATGGTCCAGCCGTCCAGGAGTGCAGCTGTGGAGCCTACAAAGCTGCATGCCTCACCAGGGCAGTGGCATGGTGCATGCGCGCACACCGAGCGGTGGCTTTCTTGATCATAGTAGACCGGCCTCAAGGCACAGCCATGGGCAGCATACGGGCATGGGACGCGGATGGACTCCACCAGTCGCTCCATGACATGGCACCGGCGGTATGTGCCGTTGACGACGCCACACAAAGGGCACTTGCCCGTGGCCTGGAGCTTTTCACGGCATAGTGGACAGACAGCGTGCCCTACATCGCACTGCATGCATGTGTCATCAGCACACATCAAAAGGTAAATCATCCATGAATGAACCAAAATATACAAAATATGGTCAGAGATAAAGACAGCGGCAGAAATATTATAGCATCGATGCTGTGGATGGTGTTGATTTCTTTTACATATAGATGCATATTGCAGCGGGTCAGAAAAGTATCAAGAGCTATTGTTAGAACAAAGACAGTTAGCCCTACTCCTGGATGCGCGAAAAGGAGAATTATATGCTTCAGCAAATACAGAAACAATATTATTGTAAGTTGGAAGCTGGGAAGAAAGTTGTGGAGCAGTCCAGCAGTGTTCCTCCTAATCAACTTGTGTAATTGCATTCCAGAATCAGAATAGCAAGATTGCTTTGGTTCCTTATGAATCTGGAATGTCAGTCAACAGAATCAGACAGGACAGTTCCTAACCCACAACCATAGGCAGATTCTTAGAGTTAGAGGTGCCCTGTTTTTGATAGGCAATCTGATTTGAGGAGGATATGTCTGATCATTTACTTCAGCAGAAACTAGTTCCTCAGGTCTATGCGTGTGTTTCGTAAGGAGAGCTACTCTTATAATAGGCACAAAGAGGGAGCCACATGGTATTTCTAAGGTCTTACCATTGTATTATGTAAAGAGGGGAGGCATCGTATTTCCTGAGGAGACGCATCAAGAAGGAACTTGCTAACGCCTGGACGTCCGATCCGGAGCGCTAGCATCAGACGGTGCCATGCGCGCAAGAGAAATGGAGCCCGCGCCTCCTGTTTTCACGCGCCCCACTGCATGGGCCCTCACGCCTGTGCTCGGTTTCTCATGCGGCTGTCTGCGCTCGCTCGGCGGGGCCCTAGGAGCGGGCCCATGCCGACCAGACGTCACCCAGTAGCTAAAGCAAGTGGCTGTGGCAGATGGGGtctcattgcaacatgtgcagcatcagatctacttttgcaacacgtagatgaaacacttgcaacatatatccaAAATagccgaaacacttgcaacaaaagtctgaaacacttgcaaaacacctgAAACAAATTGCAAATGTATTCAACATTccaataaaacacttacaacatgtgtACGAAACACTTAAAATCTTTTACGCATGTGTTCATAAGAATTGTCACGTGAAACGGTATTATTGTAATTGTAATATTAATTGAGACCATTTATCAGAATTTTTACCTTTTGCTCCTCTTTATAGAGGCATTGTATTTTGCTTGTTCTGCAGGAACTGAAGAAGAAAATTATAGTTTGAATCAAGAACGAATGTGAATCAAGAAAATGTACCTATTCgccaaaaaatagaaaatccaccgGTCAAGAACGAACGTGGTAAACCGTATTTTTTAGTCTTTGACCGACCAATGAAAGGAAACGTATTTTTGGAACCGTGCAGTTCTCTCCTGCTCGCAGTAAATGAGCCTCATATCGGAAGTCGAAGAGGCGGAGCAGAGAGGTCAGAAGAGCAGGCCTATACTTTTTTTTTAGGTAAAAGAGGAGGCCTATATAGGCGGGCAGGAAGATGTTAAGATTCGCGTCACTCTGCTGGCTGCAATCGCTACAGACATCATCGGCCACCGCCCACCGGAGGACGGAGTGGATGTGGAccgacgacgatgacgaggagTGGCCGGAGGTTTTGATGAGCGTGCTGTGTAAGGTAGTctctctgtttcaaattataagtcagttttgatttttttaatacATCCGTTTAGATAAATCAAAAAAATCGTCAATatgatttataatttaaaatagagggaGTAATTCTTTTTTCATTCGATCGATTATGGAAAGTAATTTTTTATCTCATGCCGTGGATAGAGGCGGAGCTGGAGCAAGAGGACGAATAAAAGCGAGGACAGAGTTCACGAACATGAAGAAGGCTCGCATGAACATGCATCGGCAGTAGCGGCGCCGCCAGACGTACGTGCGTGTTAGGACGAGGACCGCAGTGGCGAACGTGACGGTGTGCGATGCCGATGCCATGGAGTGCGGCGTCTGCCTCCTCGCGCTCAGGCCTCCCATCTTCCAGGTACATATATAAACAATCTGCCATACATGTTTGATTGGTTACCAAGTACCATTTCTTGAAGCAACCGAGATGGATAACGCATGCAGTGCAAGGTGGGGCATGTGGTGTGCTCCGACTGTCGGGACAAGCTGGAGGCCACCCCGAGCGGCAAGAAGTGCCATGTCTGCGGCGTCGCCACGCGCGGCTATCGCCGGTGCCACGCCATGGAGCACCTCCTGGACTGCATCCGTGTCCCATGCACGTACACGGCTCACGGCTGCGACGCTACGTCTCCCTACCATGGCCAGGTGTGCCGGCACGCCCCGTGCCGCTTGTTGGTCCCTCGACTGTCCTGCATAGAGCAAGCTTAtcagcacactcactcactatggctaggaaatgtagaagaagatattgagaacaACTCACACACAGCATGAGCCCAGGGCTAGCCGAAAGCTATGCTTCAGgatgtggcaaactgaactgCTCTTCTTCACTGAGTtacagtgggaagctatatatacaactatacacatctaatcctagtacacagacatgtcaggctgtcaTGTTGCTACAGTGACTAAATTTGACAGCAGGGCTGATTTTGGCTCCTGCTCCTACTATGCACTACTACAGTaagcatttgtagggacgactggcgatggtttgtagaggcggttttGCCAGTCGCCCATACCACACCGTCTGTGAGGGTATGCCCCCCCGGTATTCtcatgacaagacatgggccgcaccatcggaggtggctcggGCCACAAGAtaagacgtgcacggcgctgctcggcgtgcaccgcaagacattgtatagtatcaaatatgctgctttacttgtaaccctgtctctccaaactatataagaagaggcaggggttctctagcggacacgatccatctagatctatctactacatctcaatacaatacaccaaagacacaggacgtagggtattacgtcgatcagacgacccgaacctgtctaaatcgttgtctctgcgccttgtgtcaccatccggttccagattacgcgcacccccaccaacaaatctaacatcgcgggataccccttggtggactgccgacgatattctgtcgatagttggcgcaccaggcagggtgtgcgcttgatccatggagagccagatggacctcaaatcaacagcgtgttctcgtcatcaatctcgtggagatctatGCCGGTctacgacgacgattcatcgctggctacatcagcccccgcgacagtagatccgatctcagaaccacctccgaggtcgtcttcaccaacaattcaccgcccgccaggtgctcgccgtcaacgccgaccagataacgccatacgccgccgaccagacgctccgtccaa harbors:
- the LOC136519079 gene encoding uncharacterized protein produces the protein MADSASKDRAAKRSGRGGPGGGDEPKQKRAGSLGVDAGGGGGSSAPATAPASASRAHPGSAAASLVDVTVEDADALDCGVCFLPLKPPIFQCNVGHVVCSLCRDKLQATGKCHVCGVATGNYRRCHAMEQLVESIRVPCLYAAHGCALRAAYYDQESHRLVCEHAPCHCPGEACSFVGSTAALLDHVSTAHKWPCITTVKTNDGGYFNVHLHDGFNLILADCSIGNKNKGSTSSVQCLLLLTVERQQLARFISVHWIDPHAAGTSGSQGPTSKEMECQLWYSANFELIRCSTWLIHHYQSWKFRVARTNLSNGLPKPDDCFQVVVPNSVVGDGTGIQIGVRIDIN